Proteins found in one Venturia canescens isolate UGA chromosome 6, ASM1945775v1, whole genome shotgun sequence genomic segment:
- the LOC122412359 gene encoding uncharacterized protein yields the protein MCIVDKVINQRTDTAEESETTVPNETKNIEVNGGAVTEQVMEPNITINKPGEPEDEESEESNEEETTDRESDVNRMIQDLAYFLRAHKFQDYDRRYFKSINEASTRPYEEFPRPPLRSLHWEVHKNCDLGFHHCLRYVDRIVRVTSLRREDDTLTIMRTNNWDLEKNTQQILVTQKDCQMAQRRDNLTVVPFQGPIERFQWRTTVSYYMCWYTMLEKPELEFFGDSCSNHANCLDNYGVENRDPRANDDKPFACALYSFCPDHCCPMKHLWYMRDCFQSPRNPCYEGNRVANRKCTLNREENQDFESLIRNRINVSCHCHESGYEWSSRYGICVDVNECTRNLHDCNLEDGQICINQPGSYACVCGVGTVYNSETKNCEKDPIFEKALNPLRGDKTRSKPKMKNIFESIPKRLGNVIRCSL from the exons ATGTGTATCGTCGATAAAGTGATTAATCAAAGAACGGATACAGCGGAAGAGTCGGAGACGACAGTACCGAACGAGACCAAGAATATCGAGGTGAACGGTGGAGCTGTCACAGAGCAGGTTATGGAGCCGAATATAACGATAAATAAACCAGGAGAACCGGAAGATGAGGAAAGTGAGGAATCGAACGAGGAGGAAACGACTGATCGCGAGTCGGATGTGAATCGTATGATTCAAGATTTAGCGTATTTTCTGAGAGCTCACAAATTCCAAGATTACGATCGTCGTTACTTCAAGAGCATCAATGAGGCCTCGACTCGTCCTTACGAAGAGTTTCCACGGCCACCATTGAGATCATTGCACTGGGAAGTGCATAAAAACTGTGACCTTGGGTTCCATCATTGTCTTCGTTACGTCGATCGAATTGTCCGAGTTACGAGTCTCCGGAGAGAAGACGACACTTTGACAATTATGAGGACAAATAATTGGGACCTGGAGAAAAATACTCAGCAAATTCTCGTCACTCAGAAGGACTGCCAGATGGCCCAGAGACGGGATAATCTCACAGTTGTTCCTTTCCAAGGACCTATCG AACGATTTCAATGGAGAACGACAGTCAGCTATTACATGTGTTGGTACACAATGCTTGAAAAACCAGAGCTTGAATTCTTCGGTGACTCATGCTCCAATCACGCTAATTGTTTGGACAATTATGGAGTAGAGAATAGAGATCCAAGGGCCAACGACGATAAACCCTTCGCTTGTGCCTTGTACAGTTTTTGTCCCGATCATTGCTGTCCCATGAAACATTTGTGGTACATGAGAGATTGTTTTCAATCTCCTAGAAATCCTTGTTACGAGGGAAATCGAGTAG CTAATCGAAAGTGTACGTTGAACCGTGAAGAGAATCAAGATTTCGAATCGCTCATCCGCAATCGTATAAATGTAAGTTGCCATTGTCACGAGAGTGGCTACGAATGGTCATCAAGATATGGAATTTGCGTGGACGTGAACGAGTGTACTCGTAATTTGCATGATTGTAATCTCGAGGATGGCCAAATTTGTATCAACCAGCCAGGAAGTtacgcgtgtgtgtgtggtgTCGGCACCGTGTACAATTCTGAGACGAAGAACTGTGAGAAAGATCCAATATTCGAGAAGGCATTGAATCCTTTAAGAGGCGACAAGACTCGATCGAAACCGAAAATGAAGAACATATTCGAGTCGATA CCTAAAAGATTGGGGAATGTTATCCGTTGTTCTTTGTAG